TTGAACACCAACGAAATCTTTTCTGTCTTGGTTGTGTGGATTGCGTAAATGTATATATCACACTAAGCTGGGGTTAATCTACCTCGTTTGACATTATAtgagaagaaacaaaagaaataccGGATATATAAAGTGTGCCAGTCCCCAACGCCTAATAACCACAATAAAATCAATAAACAATCTTCATTCTTGTACAAATGAGCTGTTCAGCAGTCTCCCTTCCAGTTCTCCTGGATCCAGTCGGCCATCATCTCGGTAAAGGTTCCGTTCCGATAGACACCAACGTCATCCGAGGTATAGTCGCCTCCCGCAAACTTGAGGGCGAGCAAAACCCACGGCTGGATGAAGCTGATGAAGACAACGTCCACCTTTTCAgggttcttcttctttccgtCATCATCGACGGGAAAGCCAACCTCGGCCTGGACACAGTTCGGTACTCTATAGAATGACAATGGCGAATGCACCGCATCGTCGCCATCATCAGATATGTCGTCCTTGGTTGTGTAGCCACCAATCAAGGCCGGTTTGTGTTTATCATGATGGCTCAAAGGCTTCTGGTCGAAATCCTCAGCGGTGAATGAATGAGACGGGGTCGATGTCGAGTCGGTGACGACGACGTCCTCGGTACGGAACCACtgctctggtgaggccatgaatCGCAGGTCTGGCACACCTTGTCCGGCCGCAAGAATCGGTCCGCCGTTGTTGAGCAGCTTAATGAGCTTTTGGGCAACCTCATATGGTACATCCTTGACGTAGTTCAGTCCCGAGGTGAAAGGGCTGACAATAAAAGTCGAGTCCCTGGTAAACGGGCCCTTGAAGATGTCGAACCTTATCCCACCGGTGTTCaagatagccagccgggaaTTGTTCTTCCTCTCTTCATTGACGGCGACTTTTGGCAGCACTTCCGTTTCCAGCCAGGTATAAACGCTCTCATTTCCAGGGTAAGGAGCGCGGTTCATCCAGTAGGTCTGAGGTGCACATCCGTACTTCTCATCCAGCTTGAGCTCTTTTCTGGCGGCCGTAATCATTTCAGTCACTTCTTGGCCCTTCTTGGTAGGAAAGGTGGACTGGTTGAGTCCAGTGTGATGGTACAACCCCAAcaggttgttgtcgatgtaCCGCCTCTGGAATTTGACTGGCGTCTTGCCCTTGGTAGTGTCTTTGTAGAGCCCATCTACCGACATCCACCCTATAGTCTCAAAGTACCGACCACTTGCGATAGCATAAGCGCCGTCGTCGAACTTGACGGCGTCTCTAACATGCGCATGTCCTCCAAAGAAAGCAATTGGAGTGAACCAGTTTTGCTTCCGGATCTCTGTAAAGATGTGCTTAAACTCTTGCATCCGTAACCCGACGTGTCCAATTATGACAAAGATGTCAGGCTTCTCCTTGATCGCATTCTTGAACCACTCTTCCTCGACAGTGTCCTCAACAGGTTGTACGACTGTGTTGTTGGCGTTACCGGTAAAGTCAAACAGAAAACCCATGGCTAGGACGTCCATCTTTTGGTTCTTTGTTTTGAATCTACGAAACCGCTGAGCCATGGGTTTCTTCTCGCCCGTCTCTGGGTGTATGTAATCGAGGTTGGAGGCGATGTACTTGTCCTTGAAGTTCGGGACAGTCTGCGACCATTCGCGGTCAGCGGCGTCGGCTTGGTAGAGCTCATGGTTGCCGGTGCAGATGATATCAATGTCCTGCCGACGGAATATGTCGTAGGTGAAGCGGCCCTTGGGGTCCGAAGAGTCGTAAAGCCCGTTGCCCTCAATCCTGTCGCCCGTGTCGACCAGCAGCAAGTCGCGGCCTTCCTGGTCGGCGCGGTGGCGGAGGTGCTCGGCAAAAGAAACATAGTCACCCCAGTCTGCCGAGTACTGGGACTCGAGGAGGTGACCACCGTGCCAGCCGTGGGTGTCGGTCGTGTGCAGAAAGTTGAGCTGTGCCCACTGGAGGTCCCTCATCGGAGCTTCAACCGGTTTGGCTGCTCCAGGCTGGGACGCGCGCCCGACCGTGGCCAGCGCGGCCGTGACGCATCCGACTAGTGTTGTTCTAAAAGCCATTGTGTGTTGCTCTGATAAAATGATGAATGTAACGAGATGGATTTATGACGGCCAGTTCATTGTGGGGGTGCTACTAGGACGGCTGTAGATGCCAGAATAAACAATAACGGCAGCGTTGAAGGAAACTGCACGGATTACTGTGTGGCGTCATTCATTGTAGAATTAGGACGGTAGATAAAGCTCATGCAGCTCGAGTGCAGACGACGTGGGAACTTCAGGCAGGAACCCTGATGGCCTGGTGACGTTCCCCTCGCGCCAAACATTGCCAAGGGCCAAGATTGCAAGGGTCCGTGGCCCGCTTGACCTGCAGTAGCTGCGGGGATCCGATCCGTCCTCGGATCAGAGCGTATTTGGAAAACTCGAGATTGATTCGATTCCCCTTGACTGCAATTCCATTATATATTTCAACACATCTCTATTCTGATCGTCATCGTAATgaataaaacaaaagactCAAAATAATGTCTTGTCTCGCTTCTTGAAGCATCAGCTTGTGCTAGGCAGCAACACACAACACAACAAACCGGATACCGTACCTTATCTACCACACCCACAACTCAAACGCGACAGAGTTTGCCATCCACTTCCTTCCAGCGCTCATTCCCCACACATGGATGACACCAAAAGACATCATCTGGATCAACATCTCTCTTAATGGTCTTTAGCCGATCATAGTTTGAGCCCCAGAAAGCTCTCTGAAAGTTGGGCTCGTATGCATTTGCCTGCATTCATTTTCTTCGTCAGCAAGGCCATTCTCTTGGGGCACTTCACTGCACTCTACAGTTTCTGTTCGTAATGGCGAATAGCTAGGCTCACCTCGTTCATGTACGCTCCCATGTCCGGCGCGAGGTCCCTCAAGGCCGCCACACTTTGGTCGACTGCTTTGATGGCCTCGGCTTTGGCAGTCGCATTCAACGGCGGGAACCCCATTCCACAAGCTATTTTTTGAAAGACTTGGTGTAAGCATTGCAGCACCCGACAAGCTCAGTCATGTCGGCAGAACGGAAATAGTAGTATACTCACTGGCATGGAGATACGCCCTCCTCCAAGCTGGCAAGACTGCGTTTCCGCCGCCCCTAAGCTCTCCGTCCCTAACGCCCTTGCCGGCCACCAGATGCAATGTCGCCCATCCCCGAACTGCAAAGCGCTGAAAGGCGTCTTTGAGCTTCTCTCGGCTTCCAGTGAGCGCTTGTTCGTCAAGGAGCCAGCTTCCTGCAAGCCCGTTATCGCCCACCGGGTTGGAGTCAAAGTGAACCTGGATCCAGTCCCAGAAGCTACTGTAGTGTCCCATTTGGTTGGCGCTCAGGAACAAGCCAGGCCAGTTAGCTTGAATGTAGGCGTCGATGGGTTGCCAAGGGTTAGCGACGCTGCCATTGTTCCCACCCGGAATGGTGAGGGCACCAAAGAATCCCGTTATTGGTCCATCTACACCAAACCCGGGGACTGTGAGATTGACCACGGGATACAAGTATCCAGAAACTCCAGCCTTGCTCAGTCGAGGCATCTCGCTCAAGATGTATGCAACTAGATCCCAGATGGCCGTTTGGTCGTCTAGGAGGGCGGGGTTTTGGAACAGGGCAACTGTCAGGGAGCTGATCTGAGGCGTTGGATATGTTTTGAGGGTGGCTGAAGTGATGATGCCGAAGGTCGAACCTCCTCCCTTCACCACGCGAATCTAATGTCAGTCTCGGACAAGGAAGCAGTACAGGTTTGACGCGAAAATACTTACTCCTCGCATCGCCCAAAACAGTTCTTTGTTATTGCACTCGTTGAGCACCTTTATATCTCCTGTTGGAGTCACGATTTCCAACTCGAGGACCTGATCGGCGGCGAGTCCATACTCGGTGCTCAAGAGAGAGTGCCCGCCGCCAGTCAGATACCCGCCCACACCTACTGTGCTTCCGCTGCCCCCAACGACAGCCTCGTCGAACCTACTGGCGAACTCGTGGACCTGTTGCATCCGAGATGCTGCCTTGACGGTTATGGCGCTGCCGCTGTGTACGGCGCCATCTTCACTGCAACACTTGGGTTTGAAACTCCCGGCAGAGTGGTGTTGCATTCCTGTCAAATGGTGCGTCCATATCGACAGCGAGTTTGGCGCCACAGACCGACCGACATAATCGTGCCCTGTTGCTTTGACAACCAGTCGAATATTGTGCTTTTTGGCTACAGTGAAAAGCTTGTCAGCTGGCCCAGCTGGAAAATGCGAACGTATCATGTCGACCTCGACAAAGAACCTACCAAACTTGACACCAAGCTGGACATGCTCAACGGCCGATGCATTGACAACATAGACTGGATATCCACTTCCGCTGCATGGAAAGCTTGGATCCGGCAGGCAGGAGTCGTTGGTCCAAGTGTTGCCCATCATGGAAACCGGGTCGTTGACGTGGAGTGCAAAGCCCTGCCAGCCGCCGGTCTGGACTGCAGCACAACGCTCGGCATTATAAGAGGGCTGGTCTGGATGACAGACGGCACCCGGAGGAGTTGGTCGAATCAGTTGACCGCCCAGTGAGGTGTTGAATGCCTGCCACTGCTCCTCGGATGGCCACTCGTGGGCGCCGGGCACGGCTTTGCATCTCGGGGCTTCTCGCTTGTGGTGATCCTCAGCAGAGACGTGCGCTGCTAGCAACGGCACAACGTGGGCCAATATCAACGGAACAAGCATCTTCTCGGAATTATGCAAGAACATGAAGGCTGGGCTAATGGTTTATTTGTGCCTTGAGGGTGTCTCAAGATGAGGAAAGAATGCCTCCCGACGACTATCTACACATCCGACCCCAATATGCAAACTCTGGACATTCCTCTCGTTTATTTATACTGCTCCTATTCATTCGGAAATAATAGGAAACATTGCGACAAGATATAGGGTTCAACTCCACGCGGCCGGCCGGGTCATGGGGTTATTGTCAGCATTATGTGGAGGCATACTTGCTACAGCCTACAACAAATAGGCCACCATAGGCAAGGCGGCAGGGATCGATACCCAGTGGTGGAAGCGACCTCATTGGTCAGACAACGGACTGTTTATCCAGAGCTGTGTTAGCGTGTGCAGTCTCCGGGGTTTGTACCCGTGCCGGGAAAGCGATGGCTGAAAACCTGGACAGGCTGGTTGTCAGCCTGGAGAAGAGCTTGGCATCGTCAGACATGGACTGAGAAGACGTATGCGTTGGCGTCAACTTGGGCCATTTCCCAACAAATCGGGTTCATTGTAGGATCCTGTCAATTTAGATTGCTACTGGGCAAGGCCTGAAGCCCTTGTTCTCGCACATGGCCACCTTCGCCGTCAACGTCACCCTCACCCTCACCGTCGCAACCCAACCCAACGCAAACAGAGTCTAACAGGTCGACCTGTGAACACCAGTTTCCATCCTGCCCGTCCTGCCGGTGGCCTGGTGTTTCTTGTGTCGATCGTCCCtctccttcttggcctggGCTCTCCCCTCTTTGCTAACATCGGCCTTGGTACAAGGCCCCTTGTGTCTGCTCCCTTGCAAGACGTTGAGGTCgagctcgtcctcgtccatcAGCTTCTGCGTCACCTCGCAAATGTCGGACAGGAGCCTGTCGAGCAGATCCAGCGACATGCTCT
Above is a genomic segment from Pyricularia oryzae 70-15 chromosome 7, whole genome shotgun sequence containing:
- a CDS encoding isoamyl alcohol oxidase — protein: MFLHNSEKMLVPLILAHVVPLLAAHVSAEDHHKREAPRCKAVPGAHEWPSEEQWQAFNTSLGGQLIRPTPPGAVCHPDQPSYNAERCAAVQTGGWQGFALHVNDPVSMMGNTWTNDSCLPDPSFPCSGSGYPVYVVNASAVEHVQLGVKFAKKHNIRLVVKATGHDYVGRSVAPNSLSIWTHHLTGMQHHSAGSFKPKCCSEDGAVHSGSAITVKAASRMQQVHEFASRFDEAVVGGSGSTVGVGGYLTGGGHSLLSTEYGLAADQVLELEIVTPTGDIKVLNECNNKELFWAMRGGGGSTFGIITSATLKTYPTPQISSLTVALFQNPALLDDQTAIWDLVAYILSEMPRLSKAGVSGYLYPVVNLTVPGFGVDGPITGFFGALTIPGGNNGSVANPWQPIDAYIQANWPGLFLSANQMGHYSSFWDWIQVHFDSNPVGDNGLAGSWLLDEQALTGSREKLKDAFQRFAVRGWATLHLVAGKGVRDGELRGGGNAVLPAWRRAYLHATCGMGFPPLNATAKAEAIKAVDQSVAALRDLAPDMGAYMNEANAYEPNFQRAFWGSNYDRLKTIKRDVDPDDVFWCHPCVGNERWKEVDGKLCRV